Proteins co-encoded in one Rubinisphaera margarita genomic window:
- a CDS encoding A24 family peptidase, with protein MDWQFLLENWHVKLVAVILIVAAWIDGKELRVPNWITFPMVFCGLIYSTWMGGINGLGDGLWGMTVGLLTLLPLYAVGGMGAGDVKLMAGIGAWLGAAVTWHAFCVSVIVGAIMAVIMVLYRRSWQRHYSNFLMIVFEFLTIRKPAELYKIAAERKPQMLLLPYGIPICIGSIAYFFYAGMM; from the coding sequence ATGGATTGGCAATTTCTACTGGAAAACTGGCACGTAAAACTGGTGGCTGTGATTCTGATCGTGGCTGCGTGGATCGATGGTAAGGAACTGCGGGTTCCGAACTGGATTACGTTCCCAATGGTCTTCTGCGGACTGATCTATTCCACCTGGATGGGCGGAATCAATGGCCTTGGCGATGGGCTCTGGGGCATGACCGTCGGTCTGCTCACGCTGCTGCCTCTGTACGCTGTGGGCGGCATGGGAGCGGGTGATGTGAAACTCATGGCCGGCATCGGTGCCTGGCTGGGAGCAGCTGTCACCTGGCATGCGTTCTGTGTCTCCGTGATCGTCGGAGCCATCATGGCCGTCATCATGGTGCTCTACCGTCGCAGCTGGCAGCGTCACTATTCGAACTTCCTGATGATTGTCTTTGAGTTTCTGACCATCCGGAAACCAGCCGAACTGTACAAAATTGCCGCTGAGCGGAAGCCGCAGATGCTGCTGCTGCCCTACGGCATTCCGATCTGCATCGGGTCGATCGCGTACTTCTTCTACGCCGGCATGATGTAA
- a CDS encoding Flp family type IVb pilin yields MKNIIDNVKHFLVCEDGPTAVEYAVMLALIVVVCLTAIKAIGTNANTQFGKVRDAIS; encoded by the coding sequence ATGAAAAACATCATCGACAACGTGAAGCACTTCCTGGTGTGTGAAGATGGACCGACGGCTGTTGAGTACGCCGTCATGCTGGCTCTGATCGTGGTCGTCTGTCTGACCGCCATCAAGGCCATCGGAACAAACGCCAACACCCAGTTCGGCAAAGTTCGCGACGCCATCAGCTAA